Proteins from a genomic interval of Alosa alosa isolate M-15738 ecotype Scorff River chromosome 8, AALO_Geno_1.1, whole genome shotgun sequence:
- the rfx6 gene encoding DNA-binding protein RFX6 codes for MPMKRTSCSPTRDATCHLLQPLASKKICCAAEDLTLDLTTGCVQSLCGHDLRSNSFSRFDEEEDSGIKSEADDSNGSISSEEDLDTLEYAKTLAFKESVPKKSISQIIKDKKKQTQLTLQWLEENYIVCEGVCLPRCILYAHYLDFCRKEKLDPACAATFGKTIRQKFPLLTTRRLGTRGHSKYHYYGIGIKESSAYYHSVYSGKGLTRFSGSKLKNEGGFTRKYSLSSKTGTLLPEFPSAQHLVLHGSISKEKVDTLIMMYKTHCQCILDNAINVNFEEIQNFLLHFWQGMPDHLLPLLENPIIVDIFCVCDSILYKVLTDVLIPATMQEMPESLLADIRNFAKNWENWMVSSLENLPELLSEKKLPIARQFVSSLKRQTSFLHLAQIARPALFDQNVVNSMVADIDKVDLNSIGSQAFLTISTGDKDSELYSEYDSVAVFQDLKDLLKKNATVESFIEWLDTVVEQKVIKPSKQNGRSVKKRAQDFLLKWSFFGARIMHSLTLNNATSFGSFHLIRMLLDEYILLAIETQFNNDKEQDLQNLLEKYMKNADASKAAFTASPSSCFLANRNKSSVLSGDSSVKNESHIDNPYMSLSGSQQVVGANMVVFQGTDSDGFPLSGQLDFSQGSGPLMTPPVSPALVNRGSVINQGPMAPQPHLPCQACPDAVYQGLALANSGFYPPSTTYQPAFRPQAHSQMPAYSMRSDGGRYTPFGEQPVAKDCFNTSCVVSSYNPRGAVGYSATPDAAVEAQGVQLLDSGGYSFVSSGLNGGACQGLTYTSTGSSGYYGSGNYHDAQRMGSMIDQHVSVISSVSTIRSVPTYADVHDPLNILDDAIRKPAGSYYNEQPSLVSRSSGGSSVVPPLPSSVSTPCMYGTSSQYHSQDALLSHQGSSDVRQIVSSLPPINTVFMGSTGGPA; via the exons AACTGGATGTGTTCAATCACTGTGTGGTCATGATTTGCGCAGTAATTCATTTTCCAGGTTTGATGAGGAGGAAGATTCGGGAATTAAATCAG AAGCTGATGATAGCAATGGATCTATATCATCTGAGGAAGACCTGGACACCTTAGAGTATGCCAAGACTCTAGCTTTCAAAGAGTCTGTGCCCAAGAAAAGCATCAGTCAAATCatcaaagacaaaaagaaacagACTCAGCTGACCTTGCAATG GCTTGAGGAAAACTACATTGTATGTGAGGGTGTCTGTTTGCCACGATGCATCCTATATGCCCATTACTTAGATTTCTGCCGCAAGGAGAAGTTGGATCCTGCCTGTGCTGCCACTTTTGGGAAG ACAATACGACAAAAATTTCCACTGTTAACAACCAGAAGGCTTGGCACACGGGGCCATTCAAA GTATCATTATTATGGGATTGGCATTAAAGAGAGCAGTGCCTATTATCATTCAGTATACTCGGGAAAAGGCCTAACCAG ATTTTCTGGAAGCAAACTCAAAAATGAG GGAGGATTCACGCGTAAATATTCTCTGAGCTCAAAAACCGGAACTTTGCTGCCAGAATTTCCAAGTGCACAACATTTAGTGCTTCATGGTTCAATATCAAAAGAGAAG GTAGATACCTTAATTATGATGTACAAAACACACTGCCAGTGCATCTTGGACAATGCCATCAATGTGAACTTTGAAGAG ATCCAAAACTTCCTGCTGCATTTCTGGCAGGGAATGCCCGACCATCTCCTGCCCCTCCTGGAGAACCCCATCATAGTTgatattttctgtgtgtgtgattccatcCTTTACAAG gtTCTCACCGATGTCCTTATCCCCGCCACAATGCAGGAAATGCCTGAGAG TCTCTTGGCAGATATACGGAACTTTGCCAAAAACTGGGAAAACTGGATGGTGTCATCTTTAGAAAATCTTCCAGAGCTGCTATCAGAAAAAAAGCTGCCCATTGCACGACAGTTTGTGTCCTCTCTGAAGAGGCAGACGTCATTCCTTCATCTTGCCCAG ATTGCCAGACCAGCATTATTTGACCAAAATGTGGTTAACTCCATGGTTGCAGATATTGACAAGGTGGATTTGAACAGCATTGGGTCCCAGGCATTCCTTACCATATCAACTGGTGACAAAGACTCCGAGCTGTACTCAGAGT ATGATTCTGTCGCTGTGTTCCAAGATTTGAAAGACCTCCTGAAGAAAAATGCCACAGTTGAGTCTTTCATTGAATGGCTGGACACTGTAGTTGAACAAAAAGTGATCAAG CCTAGCAAGCAAAATGGGCGGTCAGTGAAAAAGAGAGCACAGGACTTCCTTCTCAAGTGGAGTTTCTTTGGAGCTCGAATCATGCATAGTCTCACACTGAACAATGCTACAAGTTTTG GCTCTTTTCACCTCATTCGAATGCTCTTAGATGAATATATTCTCTTGGCTATTGAGACACAATTCAACAATGACAAGGAGCAAGATCTTCAGAATCTCTTGGAAAAATACATGAAAAATGCAG ATGCCAGCAAAGCAGCCTTCACTGCATCTCCTAGCTCCTGCTTCCTGGCCAATCGTAATAAATCCAGTGTTCTCTCCGGCGATTCGTCTGTTAAGAATGAGTCACACATAGATAACCCGTACATGTCTCTCAGTGGCAGTCAGCAGGTCGTAGGAGCAAATATGGTGGTGTTCCAAGGCACAGACTCGGATGGCTTTCCCCTCTCTG GTCAGCTGGACTTCTCTCAGGGCAGTGGTCCTCTCATGACCCCTCCAGTGTCCCCGGCCCTCGTGAACAGAGGCAGTGTCATCAACCAGGGCCCCATGGCGCCTCAGCCCCACCTCCCCTGCCAGGCCTGCCCAGATGCCGTGTACCAGGGCCTGGCTCTGGCCAACTCCGGCTTCTACCCACCCTCCACCACATACCAGCCTGCATTCAGGCCCCAGGCCCACAGCCAAATGCCAGCGTACTCAATGCGTTCAGACGGAGGCCGCTACACCCCCTTTGGCGAGCAGCCAGTGGCGAAGGACTGCTTCAACACCAGTTGTGTGGTGTCTTCGTATAACCCCCGGGGGGCAGTGGGTTACAGTGCTACGCCGGACGCAGCGGTGGAGGCCCAGGGGGTGCAGCTCCTGGACTCTGGAGGGTACAGCTTTGTGAGCAGCGGTCTGAATGGAGGAGCCTGCCAGGGTCTGACCTACACCAGCACAGGATCAAGTG GTTACTATGGCAGCGGCAATTACCATGATGCCCAGAGGATGGGCTCCATGATTGACCAGCATGTGTCTGTCATCAGTAGCGTCAGCACCATACGTTCCGTCCCAACGTACGCTGATGTCCACGACCCGCTCAACATCCTGGATGACGCCATCCGAAAGCCTGCTGGCTCCTATTACAATGAGCAGCCCTCCCTGGTCAGCCGCTCCTCTGGAG GTTCATCTGTGGTCCCACCCCTCCCATCCTCTGTCTCCACTCCCTGCATGTATGGAACGTCCTCACAGTACCATTCCCAGGATGCACTGCTCTCCCACCAGGGCTCGTCTGATGTCCGGCAAATAGTGTCCTCACTCCCCCCCATCAACACTGTGTTTATGGGCTCAACGGGAGGCCCTGCGTAA